ATTCCAGATTTAGCTAACAACCTTGACATCACAGACAGGAGATCTCTGTTATTGTTAGAGTGCAGGATTACACAGAGTAAATTGTATGCAGCAAACTCCAAATGGCATCCACTGATTCCTTCAGCATAAAGCGTTTTCAACTGGGATTGGCACTGCATAACCAGATCAAGAATGTCAATCCATGCAACAAATAGTCACTCcaacaaaatgaagaaacatGAAGTTTAATCCATGCTACACGAAGAATGCTGCTTGGgcagaaatagaaattaaacACAACTAAAAGTGCATCTTAAACTCCACCACCGTGTCGTCTATGCATTATAAGAGAGCTACAAATGCAGACAATAAAACCCCttttttttggaacaaaaaaataaaactatctTTCAAAAaacttaatttaaaaaaattggatTGACAGATAATAACAAGTACGCATAATAAATTAGTACATATAAGCCATAGTACCACACTTATTTTTCCACATTAGGTTTCTCATGTTGATCAAGCAAGGCATCTCCAATTCTTGTTATCCCTTATTTATCAGAAACATAGCTTGTAACCCATAAATGTGATTATGCTGTGCATGTAAATTAGCATCACAACAGACACATCACTAATTCGTAGCAGAATAGGTTACACAACAAATTGAATGCCTACTGGTCTTAGGTAATAGCCACCATACATTAAACAACATACCAAAATCTCCAGATGCATAAAAGAATAACAGAATTAGACTAGAATAAACTATTTATGAAGCATTCCAAACTAGAAGTTCTCAAGCTGGGTTAATTCCAAATTAAAAACAGACCTGATTAAACTCTGGCAGATCCCCAACTTCAATTGCTAAACGAGCATGAGTTTCATAAACCTGAAAGAGGGGGTGATGCCATGAATATTGTAAAGAAAGTAGTCATACTCAACATCTCTACTCACCCAAAATGACCGACTAACAAGATTCCCAGCCAAGTTTGACATTGATATGTTTGTAAGAAATCCTGAGACACATTCTTAACAAAAAATTATATACCTTTACAGTTAACTCATTGCGTATATGCTGTACAGTCAAGTCTTGCCGAATGGATTTTAACTGATCGCACTTATAAAGGTAATTCTTTTCAGAATTTTGCACCATAAGCAGGGCTTTTTCCAAGACCTCTTCTGGTCTTACCTGCAAGATTTTATTATTCAAGACAAGCAGCTCAAGTTAGTCTAAGCCAACAATTCAATCGTAAACGACCACAGGCACAGACAAAACATTTACCGTGACAGGATCAGGAGCCGAAGTAAGGCGCAGATAACGTTTCTCAATTTCCTGAGAGGTCCCTTTGACAGTAAGAGCATCCCAGTCAATATCTTCAACAGCCTTGGTGCCACTGTCCTCAAAGTTTCTGCTATGCACCAATGCACTAGCTCGTCTAGTATATAGATTGCCAGCACCAGCACTTTTCTGCCTAAAATGATTAATTTCTGCTCGGTTTCCATGTCCCTTTTCAAAACGTTTTGATCGACTTTCACgtctctttctttcctctggTGAATCAGCAAGTGCTACAGCAGCAGAATAATATGCTGTTAAAGTTTGTTCCTTATCACTCTCACTTGATTCATCACCATTATCAGCTGCACTTAGACCATCAACAAGACGTTGCTTCTTAGCTGGCCTGAAAGAATTTTTGTTGGAGCTTTTCTGTTCTGGTAAAGAAAATTTGGTATTACTCCAGTTATCCACCTTGTTCTCTGTTTTTCCAACTGTATAGTGCTGTGCATGAACTTAAAAGTGAGAATCATAGAACAACTAACTCATAACAATACACTATTTTCTAGACCTACCAAAACTCCAATTCATTGAACACAAATTCTACTTATTTTCCGGCTGAAATAAGAAAAGAGACGTTAAACCCACATTCAATCACCTTGACTTGGTTTTTTGCCACCTATGTGAGAGAACGAAGGCTTGACAAGCtagaaaatcaaattcaatggTAAAACTACCAAGGAAATTCTTGGTTTTCCACTGAAATTAGATTAAACCAGATACCTGTTTGTTCCAAAAACCATATTTTACAGGTTCACGGGCAGCAGCAGCAGGAGGCTTGTCAGCCACTTTCTCTTCTGATATAGGTTCCCACCTACTTTTGGATCGTCTACTAGGACTTCTGCTTTTTGGTAATGAAGAAATGGGAGTTGAGAACAGTATATGTCTGCATTCAACGAGACAAAATGAAGTCAATCTTTACTCCACAACTACACTCTTTTCATTCTTGTAATGCTAAAGGATAAAAATTGCATTAAATTATTTAGCATCTTTTAGAATCTAACATAAAGaaaaagagggggggggggggttccaTTGACCAGTGCCAAGAACAAAAATACCAAAGGAATAACTTCACAAAATACGACATTTAAGACAGTTTTCCTCATATACGACTTAtagccaaaagaaaaaagtattGGGACCAAGGAAATTGAAGTATTGGGAGCTTCCACACTCAAAACACCTGAATCAAGATTTACATGTGGTAATTCTTGTTGATGAGTACTTATATTAATAACAATGTCAGCAtttacaaaagaaaagtatgTTGCCTTACATATCTCAACAAATTGTGTTGGGCATGTGACACTATTAACAAGATCATAAAATGTTGAATGTTTTCTTCTTATTTATCATGGATGCTCAAGGTAGAAAGCAGAAGGGAGGAAGGGGGCAGAGAGAGGAAGAGGGAGATACTCTTGATTAGCAGCATCTGCATTCGGCAGGGGGAAAAGAGGCTCTGTATCCCAATCTCTTGTATGTAGAGTACCATCAGCGGTTGCCTTCATGATAATCTAACAAGTGCAGTAACATATAAGAGATAAGTAAACAGCACAAGAGAAAAGTAGAAACAAAGAACTGCATTGTAACAAACAAAAtgcataacaaaaaataaaacttaaaCAATTGGCAGCTGTAGTAAACTGTGAATGACATAGAACTAAGATTTCCATGAAAAGGTGAAAGCAGAAGTCTTCCCACATCATAAGTAAACTCTATAACCAGAAACCAGCATATACAGGAGTGCACATACTAACGCCAACAGCAACCCAACAGTATGTGCAATATGAACAAGTCAACTTTGCAAATGAACTCTAAACTTATACACACgcacgagagagagagagagagagagagagagcaatctATGGCATTtaccaaagaaaacaaaagaaggaaaaggataAATTGAAGTTGGTAGTTGATCTCCATCTATCACATCtgacaaaaaaatattaaaacagaaatacAATTCACACAAAAGCACATACTTTCTTCACCAGATGACTATAATTTAGAACCTATGAAGATTGGCACAGAAAGATCAAAAACCACTGCTCCCTAATCCATTCGAGATGACTCGAGGATTTTTTGCAGTTTGTCTACTACCAAATATGGACATCCCTAATGACACAGCAAAAGCAACATCAGTACACTTTGCTTACCTCTTTCATGACAGCTTGAGAAGCCACCATTTGTGCATCACCTTTGCAGCGAGCCAAAGCCCTTTCGACATAACCACACAGTGACTTTGGAAACATGCCAGGctacaaataacaaaaatagagatcaatttaaaaataaaaaataaaacatggaGATCAGTTAATGCCACCCACAGATACTGTAAATATGAACATGCATTCAAAATGCAGAAACTGAATGCACATTCATAGAAAGTACAAAATAAGTCAAATTTGAACTCGTATGATGCTAGACGTTCAAGAGCCCAACAAATGGGTTCAGTAAGTTCGATGGCAACCTCAATACTACAACCATAAGGTGAACCAAAACTCATCTAAAAACgttaaatacaaaatttgaCTAACTAGATATAGGAGGAAGAGGACTAGTAAGATGTCCACCTAAGAAATATGATATCAAAATTAACAAGTGCGTAACTAGAAGTACGCATCAACATTGCAGAGCAGAAGAAACAAGCCAAGACTGCCTACTGACATCCTTGCGTAAAATATGTCCAGTGGTATTTGCTCAAACAAGGGACACCTTTTGCCTTTTGCAACTAAAAAGTAAATCAGCTACAATTGAAATGGAAATTCAAAGTCCAACACCACTCCATAACTTTAGAAGGAGGTCAAGCAACAGTTGAATTCCAAACAAGTAAAAAAGACAAACACATAAACCTATGTACAGATAAAGCTAGTTCATAGGATGATCTTTAGATAGTTACAATATTTCAAGTGCCTAAAATGCAGCAGTAAAATATAAATCTGATTGAACATGAAACCATATATCAAGTGTACAGTTTAGAAATGTATTTATGCAACAGGAAATGAGAAATTATAAATGACCACCAGAGGGAAGCAAATTGTACCTTTAGTATAGACTCAGCAGCATCTTCAGATGGCACTTTCTCATTTGGCTTTGTCAGTGAAACACTAATGTAGGCAGGCTTTGAAGCTGCAGTGCTTGCAGAAATATCCTTCTCTACTTTTGGAAAACCCAAGCCCAAATTTGAAGCAATTCTAGGATTTGTAGGAATCTGCAATTTGCTGCTTGCCCTGCGCGAATCAAGCTGTGGAGCAATTTGTGAAACAGTTTGTAAAGATGACTGATAACTTTGGGGAACCTGATGCGTAGCTGTATACACTAAGTTATGCCCTTGAGAATGTGCGTGATTTTGCTGATTCTGGAAGCTTTCATATGTGGAACTTGTCTCTAAAGGCATTTGAACATGTTGCactgaattcaaattttgattttgaaaaactgCAGGTGCAGGCTTCCAATGCCCATCATGAACACCACCATTCAGTGTACCAGACTGGAAAGGGAAAAGCAGTGCATAAGCAATCACGTTACTAATCAACCAAAACATGATGCTGGCATTGCTTCATTATATCACCAGTCAACATATGACACATATGACACAAGTAAACTGGTACCAAAACCATGAAGGACACATGAACAAGTAAAAATTCACACATAAAGAAGAAACAGATATTCTCTGAACATTCCAAGCACTGTCACAGAGATATGTGATTGCAGCAAATTTAAACCAGGAATGGTGAATTCTATCCACACCCCAGAACCAAATTCTAAAGAATATTGTTAGTAGAAACTTAGACAGGAAAGAATACCCCTAGATTAATAGGCCAAACCCAGTTCCTGAAAATGCACACTTCAACGTCCGTGATTCATGAAAGTTGCACATGAAAGTAAATGCTTAACCTTGTACTAAATGTGAATTCTATCATTGAACGTAAAAATATCAACTATCAGTGAACACATTAAATAGGAGGGACAAAAAACCTGTGCCGCAGGTAATTCAGAAGATGTAGATTCCGGCCTCCAGGACGTAATATAAGGTGCAGAGGCTTGACTATTTGCTGCTGGATACCCACAAGGGACAGAACTCAGACTAGGTGCACCAGAAACAGAAACATTTTCTGTCCCTGGAGCACAGCTGACTTCTGTTTgtg
This portion of the Coffea arabica cultivar ET-39 chromosome 2e, Coffea Arabica ET-39 HiFi, whole genome shotgun sequence genome encodes:
- the LOC113730566 gene encoding SAC3 family protein A-like isoform X2, with translation MNQGGTTDTLTTLGTNSVEYPVIDPSQAHASSYYASTSSAPISWTTHGANNYPRENGTVSTSTYHHDQQAELTSRSVQDGLNGAPVVSTSTSGAVNVQHDYNSYSTYQNTDPYGYGNTGYASYYNNYQQQTSQPYQPPVGAYQNSGAPYQPLSSFQNTGSYAGSASYSSTYYNPADYQTAGGYQSGVYSNQTNYWQEGQYATYSSQYPNYTPDSTTLYSSTPSAASSQYAHHYKQWADYYNQTQTEVSCAPGTENVSVSGAPSLSSVPCGYPAANSQASAPYITSWRPESTSSELPAAQSGTLNGGVHDGHWKPAPAVFQNQNLNSVQHVQMPLETSSTYESFQNQQNHAHSQGHNLVYTATHQVPQSYQSSLQTVSQIAPQLDSRRASSKLQIPTNPRIASNLGLGFPKVEKDISASTAASKPAYISVSLTKPNEKVPSEDAAESILKPGMFPKSLCGYVERALARCKGDAQMVASQAVMKEIIMKATADGTLHTRDWDTEPLFPLPNADAANQEHILFSTPISSLPKSRSPSRRSKSRWEPISEEKVADKPPAAAAREPVKYGFWNKQHYTVGKTENKVDNWSNTKFSLPEQKSSNKNSFRPAKKQRLVDGLSAADNGDESSESDKEQTLTAYYSAAVALADSPEERKRRESRSKRFEKGHGNRAEINHFRQKSAGAGNLYTRRASALVHSRNFEDSGTKAVEDIDWDALTVKGTSQEIEKRYLRLTSAPDPVTVRPEEVLEKALLMVQNSEKNYLYKCDQLKSIRQDLTVQHIRNELTVKVYETHARLAIEVGDLPEFNQCQSQLKTLYAEGISGCHLEFAAYNLLCVILHSNNNRDLLSVMSRLSADARKNDAVKHALAVRSAVTSGNYVLFFRLYKTAPNLSTLLMDLYVEKMRYAAVKCMSRSYRPTIPVAYISQVLGFGNVSPTTEASDEKERDGVEECAEWLKAHGACLSNDNAGEMLLDTKVSMSSLYMPEPEDAVSHGDANLAVDDFWARNPV
- the LOC113730566 gene encoding SAC3 family protein A-like isoform X1, giving the protein MNQGGTTDTLTTLGTNSVEKYPVIDPSQAHASSYYASTSSAPISWTTHGANNYPRENGTVSTSTYHHDQQAELTSRSVQDGLNGAPVVSTSTSGAVNVQHDYNSYSTYQNTDPYGYGNTGYASYYNNYQQQTSQPYQPPVGAYQNSGAPYQPLSSFQNTGSYAGSASYSSTYYNPADYQTAGGYQSGVYSNQTNYWQEGQYATYSSQYPNYTPDSTTLYSSTPSAASSQYAHHYKQWADYYNQTQTEVSCAPGTENVSVSGAPSLSSVPCGYPAANSQASAPYITSWRPESTSSELPAAQSGTLNGGVHDGHWKPAPAVFQNQNLNSVQHVQMPLETSSTYESFQNQQNHAHSQGHNLVYTATHQVPQSYQSSLQTVSQIAPQLDSRRASSKLQIPTNPRIASNLGLGFPKVEKDISASTAASKPAYISVSLTKPNEKVPSEDAAESILKPGMFPKSLCGYVERALARCKGDAQMVASQAVMKEIIMKATADGTLHTRDWDTEPLFPLPNADAANQEHILFSTPISSLPKSRSPSRRSKSRWEPISEEKVADKPPAAAAREPVKYGFWNKQHYTVGKTENKVDNWSNTKFSLPEQKSSNKNSFRPAKKQRLVDGLSAADNGDESSESDKEQTLTAYYSAAVALADSPEERKRRESRSKRFEKGHGNRAEINHFRQKSAGAGNLYTRRASALVHSRNFEDSGTKAVEDIDWDALTVKGTSQEIEKRYLRLTSAPDPVTVRPEEVLEKALLMVQNSEKNYLYKCDQLKSIRQDLTVQHIRNELTVKVYETHARLAIEVGDLPEFNQCQSQLKTLYAEGISGCHLEFAAYNLLCVILHSNNNRDLLSVMSRLSADARKNDAVKHALAVRSAVTSGNYVLFFRLYKTAPNLSTLLMDLYVEKMRYAAVKCMSRSYRPTIPVAYISQVLGFGNVSPTTEASDEKERDGVEECAEWLKAHGACLSNDNAGEMLLDTKVSMSSLYMPEPEDAVSHGDANLAVDDFWARNPV